A single genomic interval of Bradyrhizobium sp. AZCC 1693 harbors:
- a CDS encoding TetR/AcrR family transcriptional regulator has product MARTIGSHGPTTMEAIRKAGLRLIFEHGYAAMSLRQLAAEVGIQSGSLYNHISTKQELLFELIRDHINELLRQLDRALQGKQGPADKLRAFVAFHVSYHMTRKREVFIANSELRSLEPKNYEEIVALRGAYEQRLAEILAEGVAEGEFEVVDVQVATFAILALLTGLTTWYRPGGRLTKEAIVAAHEKLVLSSVAPGATPNRAQAKRAASPDVATPGRLER; this is encoded by the coding sequence ATGGCGCGGACGATCGGCTCGCACGGCCCCACGACGATGGAGGCGATCCGCAAAGCCGGGCTGCGCCTGATCTTCGAGCACGGCTACGCGGCCATGAGCCTGCGCCAGCTCGCGGCCGAGGTCGGCATCCAGTCGGGCTCGCTTTACAATCATATCAGCACCAAGCAGGAATTGCTGTTCGAGCTGATACGCGACCACATCAACGAATTGCTGCGCCAGCTCGATCGCGCCCTGCAGGGGAAGCAGGGACCGGCCGACAAGCTCCGCGCTTTCGTCGCTTTCCACGTCAGCTACCACATGACCAGAAAGCGCGAAGTCTTCATCGCCAATTCCGAGTTGCGCAGCCTGGAGCCGAAGAATTACGAAGAGATCGTGGCGCTGCGCGGCGCCTATGAGCAGCGGCTGGCGGAAATTCTTGCCGAGGGCGTCGCCGAAGGTGAATTCGAGGTCGTGGATGTCCAGGTGGCGACATTCGCGATCCTAGCCCTGTTGACCGGCCTCACCACCTGGTACCGGCCCGGCGGGCGGCTCACCAAGGAGGCGATCGTCGCCGCCCACGAAAAGCTGGTGCTGTCGAGCGTCGCCCCCGGCGCAACACCCAACCGGGCTCAAGCCAAACGCGCGGCCTCCCCTGACGTCGCCACGCCCGGCAGGCTGGAGCGTTGA
- a CDS encoding Lrp/AsnC family transcriptional regulator produces MTERQPLDDIDLKILSELQRDGRIRNNELAERVGLSEPPCRRRVRALRERGYVSAIRATLDETLLGYEVISFVLIQLQSQAQAPLQAFERSIAAVPLVLQSWRISGDADYLLKCVARNVEGMHQQLLQFAAMPEVRNIKTFPVLGVAKDAPLPLSSDPAAPVR; encoded by the coding sequence ATGACGGAACGCCAGCCCCTCGACGACATCGACCTGAAGATACTGTCCGAGTTGCAGAGGGATGGGCGCATCCGCAACAACGAGCTGGCTGAGCGGGTCGGCCTTTCGGAGCCTCCGTGCCGGCGGCGCGTTCGCGCGCTCCGCGAGCGCGGCTATGTCAGCGCCATCAGGGCCACGCTCGACGAAACGCTGCTTGGCTACGAAGTCATTTCCTTTGTCCTGATCCAGTTACAGAGCCAAGCCCAGGCCCCGCTGCAGGCGTTCGAAAGATCGATCGCGGCGGTGCCGCTGGTCCTGCAGTCCTGGCGGATTTCGGGCGATGCCGACTATCTGCTCAAATGCGTGGCGCGAAACGTCGAGGGCATGCACCAGCAGCTTCTGCAGTTTGCTGCCATGCCTGAGGTCCGCAACATCAAAACCTTCCCGGTGCTTGGCGTCGCCAAGGACGCGCCGCTGCCGTTATCGAGCGATCCGGCCGCCCCGGTGCGGTAG
- a CDS encoding ETC complex I subunit yields MTARIFKPAKNAMQSGRAKTREWQLDYEPEQPRAVEPLMGWTSSGDMKQQLTLQFDTKEDAIAYCERKGIAYQVIEPKDSVQRSVAYADNFAFKRVEPWTH; encoded by the coding sequence ATGACTGCACGCATTTTTAAGCCCGCCAAAAACGCGATGCAATCGGGCAGGGCCAAGACCCGGGAATGGCAGCTTGATTATGAGCCCGAGCAGCCCCGGGCGGTCGAGCCGCTGATGGGCTGGACCTCGTCGGGCGACATGAAGCAGCAGCTCACCCTGCAGTTCGACACCAAGGAAGACGCGATCGCCTATTGCGAGCGCAAGGGCATTGCCTATCAGGTGATCGAGCCCAAGGATTCGGTGCAGCGGTCGGTAGCCTACGCCGACAATTTTGCCTTCAAGCGCGTCGAGCCCTGGACCCACTAG
- a CDS encoding OpgC domain-containing protein, producing the protein MKINATLPDKGRDLRLDLFRGVANWAIYLDHIPDNVVNWITTRNYGFSDAADLFVFISGYTASFVYARMMLERGFIVGATRLTKRVWQLYVAHIILFVIYIASISYLALRFGDSELVNEFNVVGLVDNATETLRQGLFLKFKPVNLDVLPLYIVLMGLFPPVLWIMLRQPNWTMLAAIALWLVSRQTGWNLPAYPQGTWYFNPFAWQVLFVFGAWCALGGARKNLAIINAPATLYFCIAYMVLALVMTMAGKFPAFGEMFPQWLYSTFNPNDKTNLAPYRFLHFVVIVILVIRFVPKEWPGLEWRIFDPLIVCGQQSLAVFCVGVFLSFVGHFELSMSSGSLFAQIFVSVTGIAIMTIVAYYISWSKRQDKPIKPPAPKAA; encoded by the coding sequence ATGAAAATCAACGCCACCCTGCCCGACAAAGGACGCGATCTCCGGCTCGACCTGTTTCGCGGGGTTGCGAACTGGGCGATCTATCTGGACCACATCCCCGACAACGTCGTGAACTGGATCACCACCCGCAATTACGGGTTCAGCGACGCCGCCGACCTGTTCGTTTTCATTTCCGGGTATACCGCCTCTTTCGTCTATGCCCGGATGATGCTGGAACGCGGCTTCATCGTCGGCGCCACGCGGCTGACCAAGCGGGTCTGGCAGCTCTATGTCGCCCACATCATCCTGTTCGTGATCTATATCGCCTCGATCAGCTATCTGGCGCTGCGCTTCGGCGATTCCGAGCTGGTCAACGAGTTCAACGTCGTCGGCCTGGTCGACAACGCAACCGAAACGCTGCGGCAGGGTCTGTTCCTGAAGTTCAAGCCGGTCAACCTCGACGTGCTGCCGCTCTACATCGTGCTGATGGGACTGTTCCCGCCGGTATTGTGGATCATGCTGCGCCAACCCAACTGGACCATGCTGGCCGCCATCGCGCTGTGGCTGGTGTCGCGGCAGACCGGCTGGAACCTGCCCGCGTACCCGCAGGGTACCTGGTACTTCAACCCGTTCGCCTGGCAGGTGCTCTTCGTGTTCGGCGCATGGTGCGCGCTCGGCGGCGCACGGAAGAATCTGGCCATCATCAACGCGCCGGCCACGCTGTATTTCTGTATCGCCTACATGGTCCTGGCGCTGGTCATGACCATGGCCGGCAAGTTTCCGGCGTTCGGCGAGATGTTCCCGCAGTGGCTGTATTCGACGTTCAACCCGAACGACAAGACCAACCTCGCGCCCTATCGCTTCCTGCACTTCGTGGTGATCGTGATCCTGGTCATCCGTTTCGTGCCAAAGGAATGGCCGGGCCTGGAGTGGAGGATCTTCGATCCGCTGATCGTCTGCGGTCAGCAATCACTGGCCGTGTTCTGCGTCGGCGTGTTCCTGTCGTTCGTCGGGCATTTCGAACTGTCGATGAGCTCGGGCTCGCTGTTCGCGCAGATCTTCGTCAGCGTGACCGGCATCGCGATCATGACCATCGTCGCCTACTACATTTCCTGGTCGAAGCGTCAGGACAAGCCGATCAAGCCGCCGGCGCCGAAAGCCGCCTGA
- a CDS encoding carbamoyltransferase family protein translates to MPKKHTYVLGLNTYDHDVSACLLRDGAIAFAIAKERITRAKHASGFYKEVIDYCLEAEGITLDDVDLVVRNCYILPVQEMEERLVYFDAPGFLPEFERGDAAKHPLYLSRQEKVVTISHHLAHAYSAFAVSPFEDGVVMIVDGVGSYRSDVMEPFPATDVATPLARESESYYTFSGTKLECLKKVWMEPDRGFLSDEFYTMPGLGALYSRASTYIFGDWNKCGELMGLAPYGRRDQVKHLLELHDGKLHVPHWTADFKQPYVFEPGSNWEKSPAMRHWEDLAWRTQDDTENVLLARARWLRETTGAKNLCMAGGVALNCVANGRVAREAGFDNVWIQPAAGDDGIAIGCAYYGWLEILKQRRSFVMDHSYVGRRYSDQDAAKELQKFLVRIQVEAKRSDNVCRDTAKLLAEQKVIGWFQDRSEFGPRALGNRSLIADPRKPEMKDILNSRVKHRQAFRPFAPIVLAERMKEIFEGEEDSPFMLIAKPVRPEWRDKIPAIVHVDGTARVQTVREATNPMLYRLLKEFEALTGVPVLINTSFNIKGEPIVETPQDAVNCFLTTGVDHLVIHDTIVSKAAMHKVVAPLVNIYTDVRTLVASTAQPA, encoded by the coding sequence CATTACGCTCGACGACGTCGATCTGGTCGTGCGCAATTGCTACATCCTGCCGGTCCAGGAAATGGAGGAGCGGCTGGTCTATTTCGACGCTCCGGGCTTTCTCCCGGAATTCGAACGCGGCGACGCCGCCAAGCACCCGCTGTATCTGTCGCGGCAGGAAAAGGTGGTCACGATCTCCCACCATCTGGCGCACGCCTACAGCGCGTTCGCGGTGTCGCCGTTCGAGGATGGCGTCGTGATGATCGTCGACGGCGTCGGCAGCTATCGCTCCGACGTGATGGAGCCCTTTCCCGCCACCGATGTTGCTACGCCACTCGCGCGGGAGTCGGAGAGCTATTACACATTCAGCGGCACGAAGCTGGAGTGTCTGAAGAAGGTCTGGATGGAGCCGGACCGCGGTTTCCTCAGCGACGAGTTCTACACCATGCCCGGGCTCGGCGCGCTCTACAGCCGCGCCTCCACCTACATTTTCGGCGACTGGAACAAATGCGGCGAGCTGATGGGGCTGGCGCCCTATGGCCGCCGCGATCAGGTCAAGCATTTGCTCGAACTGCACGACGGCAAGCTGCACGTGCCGCACTGGACCGCCGACTTCAAGCAGCCGTACGTGTTCGAACCCGGCAGCAACTGGGAAAAGAGCCCCGCGATGCGGCACTGGGAGGATCTGGCCTGGCGCACGCAGGACGACACCGAAAACGTGCTGCTTGCCCGCGCCCGCTGGCTGCGCGAAACCACCGGCGCGAAGAACCTCTGCATGGCCGGCGGCGTCGCGCTGAACTGCGTCGCGAACGGGCGGGTCGCCCGCGAAGCCGGATTCGATAACGTCTGGATCCAGCCCGCGGCGGGCGATGACGGGATTGCGATCGGCTGCGCCTATTACGGCTGGCTCGAAATTCTGAAGCAACGCCGGTCCTTCGTGATGGACCATTCCTACGTCGGCAGGCGCTACAGCGATCAGGACGCCGCCAAGGAATTGCAGAAATTTCTGGTGCGGATCCAGGTCGAGGCGAAACGCAGCGACAATGTCTGCCGCGACACCGCCAAGCTGCTCGCCGAGCAGAAGGTGATCGGCTGGTTTCAGGACCGGTCCGAATTTGGACCGCGCGCGCTCGGCAACCGCAGCCTGATTGCGGATCCGCGCAAGCCCGAGATGAAGGACATCCTGAACAGCCGCGTCAAGCACCGGCAGGCGTTCCGCCCGTTCGCGCCGATCGTGCTGGCTGAGCGCATGAAGGAAATATTCGAGGGCGAGGAGGATTCGCCCTTCATGCTGATTGCGAAGCCGGTCCGCCCCGAATGGCGGGACAAAATCCCGGCGATCGTGCATGTCGACGGCACCGCGCGCGTTCAGACCGTGCGCGAAGCGACCAACCCGATGCTTTACCGGCTGCTGAAGGAATTCGAGGCGCTGACCGGCGTTCCCGTGCTGATCAACACCTCATTCAACATCAAGGGCGAGCCGATCGTGGAAACGCCGCAGGATGCCGTGAACTGCTTTCTGACCACGGGCGTCGATCATCTCGTCATCCACGACACGATCGTCTCGAAGGCCGCCATGCACAAGGTGGTCGCGCCGCTGGTCAATATCTACACCGATGTGCGGACGCTGGTGGCCTCGACCGCGCAACCGGCCTGA